Genomic window (Bacillus vallismortis):
TTAGTCTTTTATAAGATCCATTAAGGTAATTTTTAAGCATTTTCTCATTTAGATTACCATATAAATAACGACGAATTTGCATTATCGCGGTTACAAAGTCCCTATCTTCATTGTTTCCCGGAATCATAACAGATTTAAGAGTCTCTCCATTTAATGGTTGGATTAGGTTTCTATAAAGAATATAGCTTATTTGTTTTTTTATTTTATTAACAGAAGAAGGTTTTATACTAATATGCTCATTGGAAAGCTTATATCCTAAAAATTCAACATAATGCTTGTAAGAAGCTAGTTCGGAAGGCATTCCTTCCTTAGATAAAATACTAATACCATCAGATTTAAGAGCGTTAATTTTAACCCCCGCCTCTGTTGAAAACACATTAATAATTTCAAATGATTTACTTATCTTTCCATAGTCATCTGCCCAAATTATTGTGTCATCTGCATATCTTGCAAATCTTAATCCTTCTTTTTCTAATTTTTTGTCCAACTTCCAACATGCTATATTTGCCAGAAAAAGTGATAAAGATGTTCCTTGGGGTATACCTTTTCCCTCTACCATGTTTACTAAGAATGACTTAATTATATTTGTTTCAAATTCAGTTATTAAAAAACCATTTTGATTGAATTGATCAAATAAATAATCGTGATTAATCGAACCAAAAAAATCTTTAAAATCGAATTCGGCTACAAATGTTCTCGAGCTTAATTTTATATCAAGTCCTATATCATTTATTGCGTAATGTACATTTCTGTCATTTCTGTAGGCATATGAGAAGAAGCTAAATCTATGTTTGTTTTTACTTAAAAGTTTCTTATAAAAATAATTTGATACTGCTTCGTCCGGTATTTGGAATATGTATACTTCTCTTTTTCCACCACCTTTTTTATCAACATAATTAATATAAGGTTGATGTGGCTTATATTCACCATTAATCAGCTTGTTAAATATTGAGGTCCCTATTTTCTTGTAATGCTTTAACACATAATAAGGATTGTGCTTTCTATTAGCGTTCCAATGTATAGGTGTTTTTACTTCTTTAGGGGGAGGATTTGTTACACGTCGCTTGTTTCTTTGGTACTCTAATTCCAAAGAATTATGATAATTCTCGTGTTGTTCGACCTTCTTTTTGGCAAATTCAAATATTGAATTAATAATCTCTTGTTTTAACATGCAACTTCCCCCTTTTCTAAAAAGAGCTCCCTCTGTAAAGAGGGAGCTCTTATCACGGAAACTATAAGTAAAAATAAGCTCAATACTCTCGATCAACTCTTTTGAGAAGCGTTGATCTCCATCGCCATTCTTTAAAAGAATGGCATCTATAGTATCCGTTAGTCACCTAATGACGTTGTAACTATTTTATCATGATATTAAACAGAACAAAAGAAAATTTATTCCAGTTCATTTAAACCCTATGTCTGAATTCCAGGGCATATTCTTTTATTTCCTTTTAAAAAAACAATAAAATAAATAGAGAAAATATCAAGCTTTTTTATAATCTTATTTATGAAGCTATCTTATAATCTAAATACTTTTAACAACTTCTAATCCTTTAGCTTCAACTAGTCGAATAAAGGCTTCCAACTCTCAGGCATAGATTAAATTGATTTCGCTCTAGTAAATTCTTAATTTAGTTCCCCACTTATCTACGTGGAATACCGTTACTCGTATTAATCTTATGATGTTTGACTTTACTATTGAGCACTACAGGGAAGTAGAAGTATAGGAGTACTACTCAATAGAATGACTGACATTAATCTTGATTTCATAGCACCAATCGATACTTCCTTTATAGACAAGCCATTTTCACTTGATGAAACGTTAAAGGACACACCCGCATCCCTTAGTCTTTTAACCCTACTTATGATAAGGCTCCCCCCGATTAATCCGAAAAGCCCGATAAATCTGCTCCACCAGAATAAGCCGCATCAACTGATGAGGAAACGTCATTTTCGAAAACGACAACTTTTCATCCGCTCGCTTCATCACCGCGTCACTCAATCCGAGTGATCCGCCGATGACGAAGGTGACTTTGCTTTTTCCATAAGTAGCCAGCTTATCTATTGTATCGGCTAGTTCTTCGGATGTTTTCATTTTTCCTTCGATGGCGAGGGCGATGACGTGGGTGTCGGGGCTGATTTTTGATAGGATGCGGTCGCCTTCTTTGTCTTTTATGATTTTCATGTCCTGATCGCTTAGGTTTTCCGGCGCTTTTTCGTCCGGGAGTTCGATGATGTCGATTTTTGCGTAGGCCGAAAGTCGTTTGGTGTATTCTTCAATGCCTTGCTTGAGGTATTTTTCTTTTAGTTTTCCGATTGTCACAATATTGATATTCACAGGTCATCCCCACTTTAAAAACAAGTTATTCATATATGTTGTCCACAATTGTGGATATCTTTTCTGTATTTTGTGTAAGATCATTCGTTCCCCACTATATATACTGCGGGGTCTCCACATAATTCACAGGCTGTGGATAAACTGTTAGTATGTTCGATTTTTCTGATTTCGGGCGGCAGCTCGTGGTCGTCTATGTACATATCCAGCACGGTTTCGATGTGTTCTTCACAGGAATAATACGTTTGTTTCATGTTCAAATCCTCCGATGGTTTCTTGCATTTTTGCAAATATTCTCTTCCCAATATAACCTATTTATTCACATGTTAGTAGTGCTTCGGGCTGAGTTTTATCCACAAATCGACAAACAAGCTGTTGATGACTCTATTTCGCTCGTATGTTAGTTTGGATGTAACCGATGTTTGGGGAGGTCTG
Coding sequences:
- a CDS encoding reverse transcriptase domain-containing protein, yielding MLKQEIINSIFEFAKKKVEQHENYHNSLELEYQRNKRRVTNPPPKEVKTPIHWNANRKHNPYYVLKHYKKIGTSIFNKLINGEYKPHQPYINYVDKKGGGKREVYIFQIPDEAVSNYFYKKLLSKNKHRFSFFSYAYRNDRNVHYAINDIGLDIKLSSRTFVAEFDFKDFFGSINHDYLFDQFNQNGFLITEFETNIIKSFLVNMVEGKGIPQGTSLSLFLANIACWKLDKKLEKEGLRFARYADDTIIWADDYGKISKSFEIINVFSTEAGVKINALKSDGISILSKEGMPSELASYKHYVEFLGYKLSNEHISIKPSSVNKIKKQISYILYRNLIQPLNGETLKSVMIPGNNEDRDFVTAIMQIRRYLYGNLNEKMLKNYLNGSYKRLRFKGIMSFYPLLDDEEQLRHLDKWLISTILNTLKKRKRLLLKWGHLRTDQFPFNVNGNDLIQECKVRRIKGKKGIMEIPSFLRIYQAIRLNVITVGIERTMNPESKSYDY
- the rlmH gene encoding 23S rRNA (pseudouridine(1915)-N(3))-methyltransferase RlmH; translation: MNINIVTIGKLKEKYLKQGIEEYTKRLSAYAKIDIIELPDEKAPENLSDQDMKIIKDKEGDRILSKISPDTHVIALAIEGKMKTSEELADTIDKLATYGKSKVTFVIGGSLGLSDAVMKRADEKLSFSKMTFPHQLMRLILVEQIYRAFRINRGEPYHK
- a CDS encoding CxxH/CxxC protein yields the protein MKQTYYSCEEHIETVLDMYIDDHELPPEIRKIEHTNSLSTACELCGDPAVYIVGNE